GCTTTTTAGTTTCCCTCCAGATGGTATAAACAACACCACCCAAAAGGATTGTAAACCAAACGGTTATAGGAATCAACCCTATAAAGTTGACAACGATAGTTTTCCTTCCCGATGTGCCCCAACCTGCTTTGTTGATGGTCGCAATGGCAAACATCTTGGCAGGTAGTAAACTGGACATGTAAAGGACTGAGTAAAGAGACATAAAAACCATAACAATATTCCCCCGGAGAGCGCTGGCAAAAGAGGACTTTATGAGGCCAACAAATTGGACAGTCAACAAGAAGAGCAAGATGTTCCATATGCGTCCCCGGTAGAAAAGTTGGATGACAGTGGCAATTAAAAAAAATGGGAAGAATCCGGTGATCACAGCTTCATAGGTCATCCATAAATGGTGTTTGTGGAACCACATGGAGTTGTATAACCATTCACGGAAGTAGGACTTGCTCCAACGTGTCTGCTGATTAAGCCACCTTAGATATTCGATAGGGGTTTCTGTAAGGCATTTGGATCGTGCTGTGTATTTGGTTGCATAGCCAAGACTTAAAACTCGGTTGGTTAGATGTCTGTCGTCTCCAAAGCTACACTGGGATCCCAAAAATTCTTGATTGTACCAATCTTCTAAGAATTCATGTAGCAGTGAGTTTCTGTACATCCCAAGAGGTCCACTTATGCACTGGACACAACCAAAGTAGGACTGGCAAGCTCTCTCAATGTTGAAGGCCATCCAGTATCTCACGCTACTTAGAAAGGAGATCCACGAGTCATATTTGTTCAAGATCTGCATGGAAAACAATAAAAGTAGTAAATTATGAGGAAACGAGGTAAGAAATATAAGTCATGGGTTACGCAAAGGCAAGAAAATCATTGCTACTTCCTACCAAAAAACACGTTGGTCCATCGGTTGTGTGTTGCATtgcagctccaattttttttttttttttttttaagaaagcagCCATGTATTGTTTTATCATAGCTAACCCTTTTACGATTCATTTTTCAGTTTTGGATACATTCGTTTGACTTGTATCCAATATTAAAAAGCATTGATTTTGACATGGATGTAGGGTATAATTAGAAAATGCCTCTAATACAAATCTAAACATACACAAAGGCATTATACATCCGATCCAAATAAATGGATAAGATTTAATACAGAAATAATGACTCTGGATGAAAACGACATCAGACTAAATTATATGTGTGGGACAAGGGAACAATAGGCCAGTGAGCAGAACATCAAAAGGAACATCTAAGTGTTACTCCTCCTTTGGCCATATTTTATCTTAATTGTAAAAGCACAACTGCTGGTCTAGCAGGGCTGCACTTCCTGTCGTTCCTCGGAATAATCATAAATTAGAATTTCAGCAAGCCCCATGTCATCCAAGTGACTACATGGAGTATTGCTTTCAAAGGGGCAGAGGTAGCCAAAACCAGCAAGGAGCTCCTGGAAATAACAGGCTACACAGCCAGGCTGGGGTTACAGTCAGACGTCTCTACAGGCAATAGACAGCTGCCAGGCCTGATATTATTTAGGACTGCTGGGTCTTGCATCATTTCGAAAAATTGACACCCTTGTCATCTGGAATTTGCCTTGACCTAATGAGTAACTTCAAGATCACGGGCCCTGGAAAAAGCTTAATTTCAGGACCACCCATCTATTATGTGTATTTACAGCACTAGTGACCCTTCTTTTTGCCCAACAGGAATCGGAAAAGCTAACCAGTCAGTAGAAAATGACTATGCAAACCAAGCAGAAGCTCTctgtgcacccttggcgtggccagATAGTTCAATACACCATCCCACCTATTTCTTTTCCATCATCTCCATCCTTCTCTGGATCTATAAAGACAaacctgtcaatcaaggaagaatgGGACGGAGATAAAGGGAAAAAATGTACAACAAAAGTGCACCACTGAACTGTTTGGCAATGCCAAGGGTGGACTGAGTTTCTGAGTTTAGCTTGAACACTGCAATtttctgctgacagactccctttaaagtagTTTTGTCAAGTCTCCAGAAATGTCCAGGAGGCCTTGAATAAGGGAAGAGCCACGGAACTGGCTGAGCCCCAAAGAACTTGCTCTAATTCTCCCCCAAACAATATATTTTGGGtggtattgggaggcaaggaagagGACATGGTGAGACAGGGGAATAGGCATGGATGAGGTTGGGTTTGGTAAAAAAGGCAAGGTTACACATGATATTGACAACTGATCATTTCACGCAATGTAAAGGGATACCGCTCCTGGTTTCCTGCCGGCTAAAGTTGGCAAGAATGGAATTAAGTCCCCAAGAGAACCTTAGTGTGACTTTAAACTCTGCATCCTTTACGTTCACGCCTTTAACTTGGGTTTCAAATCTGGTTTTTCCTCCTTATCAAACTCAGCCTATCCCCAAATTTTGCAGAATGTCTCACCATTATGAATCATTTCTTGAGACATACATGTACATTGGGGGCTAAGTGTTGGGGGGCATGGCTTTTGTTCActtggggcaaacacttttttgcgGGAAAGCACCAAATGTATATACCTTTGTCAAAGCAAAGTGGTGGTCACCTCCCGTGGCACACAGTAACCGGGTCACATGCCTTTTTTTAACCaacctctgtagctttgctcttgcCAGAAACTCGCTTTTGCCTTATCCATAATTGTTATAAATAGGGCAACAACAGGAAACTGATTTTTTTTGCACCAGGTTTGACTCTAGCAACTTTTTTGTAacacaaaaaaaatattaaaaaaatttaccTGCACATCTCCCCCAACGCCTCCTACCATGTGGTCTTCTTCCAAAACTTTCACCATCTCGACAGAACAAGCTGGGTCAAGGACTGTATCGGAATCGCACACCTagtaaatgcaaaacaaaaaacacCGGTGAGAAAAAGATCAAAATTCTTAAAATAATGTAAATATAGAAGaataaaaatggtttttttttcatcttttttaatcttttcaattttttatattatattatttaatcTGATTTTGCTTTTGTCTGTCCTGGTATTTGTTTTTTTGGCTCTGTCTTTTGCACAAGCGTCAGACCTAGAATATATAAAACATGACACAGACACTTGGACGTCGCAGGTGCTGCGTTTTATGGGAACATCTCCGTGTTGGAGTGGaaggaaaagacaaaaaaaaaaaaaaaactttaatgttGGCCTCTAAGCCTTGTTTCTATGATGGGATAACTCCGCTTTCAGCAACAGGCTCTTATTGTATCATTTTTATTACTGTCTCATTACTCAGGAAAAGAGAATATTTGCAGCTGTTCGATGCTGGCTGGAATGAACAGAAGATTGTACTGGAATAAATACATGAACCCAGTCGTGCCAAATTAGAGAAAAATACTCCATTTATGAAATTCATTGCACTTTTCAACCAATCGGAAGAGGTGTAAGAGGAGAAGTGCTAAGGATGGcatcacagtggctcagtggttagcactgtcactgtgcagcgctggggtcctgggttcagatcccaccaaggacaacatctgcaaggagtttgcatattctccctgtgtttgtgtggatttcctctggGTTCTTTGTTttcctccaaagacatactggtagggaatctagattgtgagccccaatggggacagtcatgcttgtaaagcgctgtggaatataatgACGCTATAgaagcaatgcataataatataaaataaaagaacACGGGGTCTAAGAAGGGTCCAAAAGACACCAGTAATACAACGATATTGGGGCGTCTATTAAAAAATGTTACATTTTGGTCAAGTAACCTAAAGATTCACGTTTCCAAGTTAACCATGGTGACCCCCGAGCGGTCTACTCTTCCATATCATCGAAGATGAAAATTGGTAGTTATGTCTAACAATAACTCCTAGGCAGATCTATCTGTGTCTATAGTTAGTGGCCACAAGCAAAAAT
This is a stretch of genomic DNA from Ranitomeya variabilis isolate aRanVar5 chromosome 6, aRanVar5.hap1, whole genome shotgun sequence. It encodes these proteins:
- the HAS2 gene encoding hyaluronan synthase 2, coding for MHCERFICILRIIGTTLFGVSLLLGITAAYIVGYQFIQTDNYYFSFGLYGAILALHLLIQSLFAYLEHRKMKRSLETPIKLNKSVALGIAAYQEDPDYLRKCLLSVKRLTYPGMKVIMVIDGNSEEDLYMMDIFSDIMGNDRSATYVWKNNFHEKGPGETEESHKESIQQVTQLVLTNRYVCIMQKWGGKREVMYTAFKALGRSVDYVQVCDSDTVLDPACSVEMVKVLEEDHMVGGVGGDVQILNKYDSWISFLSSVRYWMAFNIERACQSYFGCVQCISGPLGMYRNSLLHEFLEDWYNQEFLGSQCSFGDDRHLTNRVLSLGYATKYTARSKCLTETPIEYLRWLNQQTRWSKSYFREWLYNSMWFHKHHLWMTYEAVITGFFPFFLIATVIQLFYRGRIWNILLFLLTVQFVGLIKSSFASALRGNIVMVFMSLYSVLYMSSLLPAKMFAIATINKAGWGTSGRKTIVVNFIGLIPITVWFTILLGGVVYTIWRETKKPFAESEQTVLIIGAILYACYWVMLLTLYVALITKCGRRKKEQQYDLVLDV